Proteins found in one Methanospirillum hungatei JF-1 genomic segment:
- a CDS encoding methyltransferase, whose amino-acid sequence MNEFPVMNESLNRIYEQSLSMISANALAAGVKLCVFDNLREPVTVESLAKKQGLNPGATQVLLDTLTSCGHLHKKDGMYRNMPDTDSFLVSSSPTYYGEILLREYQRNSISPDVIIERVKSGPVPQSHTNDMCNEGFWERYARSMANWERAGTAQMLASEISGLPEFQSFKTMLDLGGGPGLMSIAILKNHPTMTGVVFDQPSVIPVTRQFIAEYGMDNRMSTQGGNYLEESFGSGYDLILCSCTLNFAKYCMDTMVERIYDALNPGGIFVSLHDGMNEEGTYPRVHVLNMMTSALSGFSCSLEKGFIADAMKNAGFSSVTSKQVIMDVGPFELDIARKDT is encoded by the coding sequence ATGAATGAATTTCCTGTAATGAATGAGTCCCTGAATCGGATATATGAACAATCCCTCTCGATGATTTCAGCAAATGCTCTTGCCGCAGGAGTGAAACTCTGTGTTTTCGATAACTTAAGGGAACCCGTTACCGTAGAATCACTGGCAAAGAAACAGGGATTAAATCCCGGAGCGACACAGGTTCTCCTGGATACTCTTACATCTTGTGGACATCTTCATAAAAAAGATGGAATGTACAGGAATATGCCAGATACTGACAGTTTTTTGGTATCAAGTAGCCCCACGTATTATGGAGAGATCCTGCTTCGCGAATACCAGAGAAATTCAATAAGTCCTGATGTCATCATAGAGCGGGTCAAATCCGGACCGGTTCCCCAGTCACACACAAATGATATGTGTAACGAAGGGTTTTGGGAGAGATATGCCCGTTCCATGGCAAATTGGGAACGAGCCGGAACAGCCCAGATGCTGGCATCCGAAATATCCGGCCTCCCTGAATTTCAATCATTCAAAACCATGCTGGACCTTGGCGGGGGGCCAGGTCTGATGAGTATAGCGATTCTCAAAAACCACCCTACGATGACCGGGGTTGTATTTGATCAGCCTTCCGTTATCCCGGTTACGCGGCAGTTTATCGCAGAATATGGCATGGATAATCGTATGAGCACTCAGGGAGGAAATTATCTCGAAGAATCATTTGGATCCGGGTATGATCTTATCCTCTGCAGTTGTACGCTTAATTTTGCAAAATACTGCATGGATACTATGGTAGAGCGGATTTATGATGCCCTTAATCCGGGGGGAATTTTTGTGAGTTTGCATGATGGGATGAATGAGGAAGGAACATATCCACGAGTTCATGTCCTGAACATGATGACCAGTGCGTTATCCGGGTTCTCCTGCAGTCTTGAAAAAGGGTTTATTGCAGATGCAATGAAAAATGCGGGGTTTTCCAGTGTCACCTCTAAGCAGGTCATAATGGATGTGGGACCATTTGAATTGGATATAGCCCGGAAAGACACATAG
- a CDS encoding ABC transporter substrate-binding protein — protein MIIAIASSPVSSADIEKTAGDSSITIIDDWGREVTLDKHAERIAFSHTAAGEGILLAGGWDKVVGRDGSLTDSRFYSNLDTIPAVSTPNQAFSLDFEKITELHPDLFIIQKHYDSREQFDEIANKLEPDTPIVGLDFLEPENADSIKKLSILIGTEQVADDYVNFHDEIIKNLKEKTDTLSPDEKPNVFLKGGTTDKISTFGRDASFWNRMCSLAGGKNIADGLPGDNQEVDLEWLTQQDIDTIVGSCSYRNYPESFGYLATEPFHASEKADEIIIDIKNNEIFSHSDAVLDDNVFLLEGTMISNPKAFIGSAYLAKWLHPDLFSDLDPEQIHQEYLSRFIGTDYDLKNIGLFGYPANS, from the coding sequence ATGATTATTGCCATCGCATCCTCTCCGGTGAGTTCTGCAGACATAGAAAAAACAGCGGGAGATTCCAGTATCACTATTATCGACGACTGGGGTAGAGAAGTGACCCTTGATAAACATGCTGAACGAATCGCATTCAGCCATACAGCAGCCGGTGAAGGAATTCTCCTGGCGGGTGGATGGGATAAAGTTGTCGGTAGAGATGGCTCTCTTACAGATTCCAGGTTTTATTCAAATCTAGACACTATTCCTGCTGTGAGCACTCCTAATCAGGCATTTTCTCTTGATTTTGAAAAAATTACGGAACTTCATCCTGATCTTTTCATCATCCAGAAACACTATGATTCAAGGGAGCAGTTTGATGAAATTGCCAATAAACTTGAACCTGATACCCCGATAGTCGGCCTGGATTTTCTTGAACCTGAAAATGCTGACAGTATCAAAAAACTGAGCATTTTAATCGGAACAGAGCAAGTCGCTGATGATTATGTTAATTTTCATGATGAGATCATTAAAAACCTGAAAGAAAAAACAGATACATTATCACCAGACGAAAAGCCAAATGTTTTTTTAAAAGGTGGAACTACTGATAAAATTAGCACATTTGGAAGAGATGCTTCATTCTGGAATAGAATGTGTTCTCTTGCAGGTGGAAAAAATATCGCTGACGGTCTTCCCGGTGATAATCAAGAGGTAGATCTTGAGTGGCTTACCCAGCAGGACATTGACACTATTGTTGGCTCATGCAGTTATAGAAATTACCCGGAATCTTTTGGTTATCTGGCAACCGAACCATTCCATGCATCTGAAAAAGCTGACGAGATAATCATTGATATTAAGAATAACGAGATTTTTTCACATTCAGATGCAGTTTTAGATGATAATGTCTTCTTACTGGAAGGAACGATGATAAGCAATCCAAAAGCATTCATTGGATCTGCTTATCTGGCAAAATGGCTCCATCCAGACCTCTTCAGCGATCTCGATCCAGAACAAATCCACCAGGAATATTTGAGCAGATTCATTGGAACTGATTATGATCTTAAGAATATTGGATTATTCGGATACCCGGCTAATTCATAA
- a CDS encoding class I SAM-dependent methyltransferase: protein MAADSNINWNEIWKNTFENHMISRGQGEYALMWDTKEKAEKYLQMMNQNPERTEKIISQLSFSPEFRILDIGAGPGTLSIPISGKVHHVTAVEPAIGMAELLRERTKTETKGNIDIVQKRWEDIDIQKDLTPPYDMVIASYSLVMLDLKQAIETMQKVCSGEIWLFWMAGMNSWEDHMKKLWPVIHGRSFTSPPKADILFQVLYQMNIYPNMSVMEMEHVKTYPTIEEAVLETRKQLNCSADYDDQIRELVLPGLIYQNGTYINQERYKSVCFSWKNET, encoded by the coding sequence ATGGCTGCTGATTCTAACATTAACTGGAATGAGATCTGGAAAAACACATTTGAGAATCACATGATCTCCCGTGGTCAGGGGGAATATGCTCTCATGTGGGATACAAAGGAAAAAGCCGAAAAATATCTCCAGATGATGAATCAAAACCCTGAAAGGACTGAAAAGATTATCTCGCAACTTTCTTTCTCTCCCGAATTCAGGATTCTTGATATTGGGGCAGGTCCTGGCACTCTGTCAATTCCCATCTCTGGAAAAGTGCATCATGTTACCGCTGTAGAACCAGCCATCGGGATGGCAGAACTGCTAAGGGAACGAACGAAAACAGAAACGAAAGGAAATATCGATATTGTTCAGAAAAGATGGGAAGATATCGATATACAAAAGGACCTGACTCCCCCCTATGATATGGTCATTGCTTCGTATTCTCTGGTTATGCTGGACCTGAAACAGGCCATTGAAACCATGCAAAAAGTATGCTCCGGCGAGATATGGCTGTTCTGGATGGCTGGGATGAACAGCTGGGAAGACCATATGAAAAAACTCTGGCCGGTTATTCATGGGAGATCCTTTACCTCACCACCGAAAGCCGATATCCTGTTTCAGGTTCTGTACCAGATGAATATCTATCCAAATATGTCGGTCATGGAAATGGAACATGTAAAGACATATCCTACCATTGAGGAGGCAGTTCTGGAGACGAGAAAACAACTGAACTGCTCCGCAGATTATGATGATCAGATTCGGGAACTAGTACTCCCAGGCCTGATTTACCAGAATGGGACATACATCAATCAGGAACGGTACAAGAGCGTTTGTTTTTCATGGAAAAATGAAACATGA
- a CDS encoding FecCD family ABC transporter permease, with amino-acid sequence MTAESTHTQNQPESIYDMYAQFIRRKLLFILLLIGIIIILVGIAASTGSANLSLYEVYAALVGRFFSCGPESSWVADVCLWKLRFPRIFMAIFAGIALGATGVVMQSVLKNPLADPYMMGIQSAAGFGASLAIICGAGIFGGSYLIAGNAFLFSLISVGIIITLADMKGASAETMLLTGIAVMFLFSAMTTFIQYFAEAEAVKSAMFWAVGDLGKTSWDDFYVVIPLVAICFLYLLWKTWDMNILASGDETAKSLGIPVRRVRISVMIVSSLLVSGVVCFIGAIGFVGLVSPHICRIIIGGNNQYLLPAAGLMGAILLIVSDTIARTVMSPAIIPVGVVTAFLGVPFFIYLIMFRKGEFW; translated from the coding sequence ATGACAGCAGAATCTACCCACACACAGAACCAGCCGGAATCCATATATGACATGTATGCACAGTTTATCCGAAGGAAATTACTCTTTATTCTTCTTTTGATTGGTATTATCATCATTCTTGTTGGCATTGCCGCTTCAACCGGATCAGCAAATCTGTCTTTATATGAAGTGTATGCTGCTCTTGTCGGAAGATTTTTCTCATGTGGTCCGGAGAGTTCCTGGGTTGCTGATGTATGCCTCTGGAAACTTCGGTTTCCACGGATATTCATGGCAATTTTCGCAGGTATTGCCCTCGGTGCCACCGGAGTCGTTATGCAGAGCGTTCTGAAGAACCCCCTGGCAGATCCCTACATGATGGGTATTCAGTCTGCTGCAGGATTTGGTGCATCCCTTGCGATTATATGTGGAGCAGGGATATTCGGAGGATCATATTTGATTGCCGGGAATGCCTTTTTATTCTCACTCATCTCGGTTGGAATCATTATTACACTGGCTGATATGAAAGGAGCGTCTGCTGAAACGATGCTTTTAACCGGAATCGCAGTCATGTTTCTTTTTTCTGCCATGACGACCTTTATTCAGTATTTTGCCGAGGCAGAAGCGGTAAAAAGTGCAATGTTCTGGGCTGTTGGAGATCTTGGGAAGACCAGTTGGGATGATTTTTATGTGGTCATCCCCCTTGTAGCCATCTGTTTTCTTTACCTGCTCTGGAAAACCTGGGACATGAATATCCTTGCATCTGGTGATGAAACCGCGAAAAGTCTTGGAATTCCGGTCAGAAGGGTCAGAATATCGGTGATGATTGTCTCATCTCTGCTGGTTTCAGGAGTTGTCTGTTTTATCGGGGCCATAGGATTTGTCGGTCTTGTATCGCCCCATATCTGCCGGATTATTATCGGAGGGAATAACCAGTACCTGCTTCCTGCAGCCGGACTTATGGGAGCAATTCTTCTTATTGTATCTGATACGATTGCCCGGACCGTGATGAGTCCTGCAATTATTCCAGTGGGTGTGGTTACGGCATTTCTTGGTGTTCCCTTCTTTATCTACCTGATCATGTTCAGAAAGGGGGAATTCTGGTGA
- a CDS encoding ABC transporter ATP-binding protein, which translates to MTLSFHGISLSYGTNQVLHDLSFEFQDAEIVAIVGPNGSGKSSLVRCLNKLVTPQSGEVIVGGEKVYGMHAREVAKIFGYVPQNFQDTFPATVIDTILMGRKPYATWRSGKSDILKVTEVMKLLHLEQFALRYHSELSGGQRQKVMIARAFAQESKVLLFDEPTSQLDIKHQLEIMDLVKETVRMKKILAILVVHDLNLASRYADRIIMLKDGRIHAVGDPKNVLTEDNIRAVYDVDSLIMHDGEVPCVVPKKRLHAG; encoded by the coding sequence GTGACTCTTTCATTTCATGGGATATCCCTATCCTATGGGACAAATCAGGTTCTTCATGACCTCTCATTTGAATTTCAGGATGCCGAGATTGTTGCCATTGTCGGACCGAATGGTTCAGGGAAAAGTTCCCTTGTCCGGTGCCTGAATAAACTGGTAACTCCCCAGTCGGGAGAGGTTATTGTCGGGGGAGAAAAGGTGTATGGGATGCATGCTCGGGAAGTTGCGAAAATTTTCGGATATGTTCCACAGAATTTTCAGGATACCTTCCCGGCAACGGTTATCGATACCATCCTGATGGGAAGAAAACCCTATGCAACCTGGAGATCCGGCAAAAGTGATATCCTGAAAGTAACCGAAGTGATGAAACTGCTACACCTTGAACAGTTTGCACTCCGGTATCATTCAGAACTCTCCGGCGGACAGAGGCAGAAAGTGATGATTGCCCGGGCATTTGCACAGGAGAGTAAAGTTCTGCTCTTCGATGAACCGACGTCACAACTGGACATAAAACATCAGCTTGAGATAATGGATCTGGTCAAAGAGACCGTCCGGATGAAAAAGATTCTTGCGATTCTTGTGGTCCATGACCTGAACCTTGCATCCCGGTATGCTGATCGAATAATTATGCTAAAGGACGGGAGAATTCATGCAGTTGGGGATCCAAAGAACGTGCTAACCGAAGATAATATCCGGGCTGTCTATGATGTTGATAGTCTGATCATGCATGACGGGGAGGTGCCATGTGTTGTTCCGAAAAAAAGGTTACATGCGGGATAG
- a CDS encoding class I SAM-dependent methyltransferase — translation MTAMDLSKINWSGVWKSEFNLNWQCQANRNLSDFWSSKEQAFIFWKKTQEQKSFYTPILSRIPIREGEAVLDIGGGPGTIALPLAQKGAHVTVVEPAVGIVSVLSDNIADQGFSNIKIIHSRWEDVLPEQLGSYDHIIACFSLGMPDIRSSLKKMMAVSAGTIYLIWFSGVNSWDQMMKSICTGACGMHYHESPKTNLLVLVLNEIGIYPDIIHIRQPFYEKFESIDKAVIEIEQRCGHSYPGKHEFIKQWVFQNLISLDGFYIWNPLITMSIVSWKTERKKEQKNHLIRA, via the coding sequence ATGACAGCGATGGATTTAAGTAAAATTAACTGGTCTGGGGTCTGGAAATCAGAATTCAACCTGAATTGGCAATGCCAGGCAAATAGAAATCTATCAGATTTTTGGTCATCTAAGGAACAAGCATTCATATTTTGGAAAAAAACTCAGGAACAAAAATCATTTTATACTCCGATATTATCCAGAATCCCTATCAGAGAAGGAGAGGCGGTTCTTGACATTGGTGGCGGTCCAGGAACTATTGCCCTCCCTTTAGCACAAAAAGGTGCTCATGTTACGGTTGTTGAACCTGCTGTCGGAATAGTATCAGTTCTTTCTGATAACATTGCAGATCAGGGATTTTCAAATATTAAAATCATCCATTCCCGGTGGGAGGATGTGTTACCTGAACAATTGGGATCATATGATCATATTATTGCTTGTTTTTCTTTGGGAATGCCTGATATTCGGAGCAGTCTTAAAAAAATGATGGCAGTATCAGCAGGAACAATTTACTTGATCTGGTTTTCTGGTGTAAATTCCTGGGATCAGATGATGAAAAGCATTTGTACCGGTGCCTGTGGTATGCATTACCATGAAAGTCCAAAAACGAACCTTCTTGTTTTGGTCTTAAATGAAATCGGAATTTACCCTGATATTATTCATATCCGTCAACCATTTTATGAAAAGTTTGAATCAATTGATAAAGCGGTTATTGAGATAGAGCAAAGATGCGGTCATTCCTATCCTGGAAAACATGAATTCATTAAACAATGGGTTTTCCAAAACCTCATATCCCTTGATGGGTTTTATATCTGGAACCCCTTAATTACGATGAGTATTGTCAGCTGGAAAACTGAAAGGAAAAAGGAACAGAAAAATCATCTTATTCGGGCTTGA
- a CDS encoding ABC transporter substrate-binding protein — protein sequence MKQLWRVTLWCILIACICLCSAEGSVTVTDDLGREVTLEKPAEKIAFEHYAPAEAIKIVGAWDKLVARDGYTTDPEFFPDLDKIPAISPVKPTGKLDLDYEKIYELKPDLMIIQKQDWNNYQYNDLFKKLEPEIPVVILDFIDPLTQAESIEKLGKLTGTETSAQAYASFVRGITSDINAKTSILSDEEKPDVFFKGPAYKPEQIFTYGNGMKLWANMLNLAGGRNAVDNQSAAWFEVDSEWLIKKPIDIMVVHNREAMYPDVFGYNAKDQDAAKEKANSLITNLTSNPVFSGNDAVKNQKIYLIADPLTGTPRSIIGVAYLAKWFHPDLFNDLNPEEIHQKYLDFIGANYDLKNTGLFGYPGESS from the coding sequence ATGAAACAATTATGGCGAGTAACGCTTTGGTGTATCCTGATAGCATGTATCTGCCTTTGTTCAGCAGAGGGATCCGTAACGGTAACTGATGATCTTGGGCGTGAGGTCACATTGGAAAAACCAGCAGAAAAAATAGCTTTCGAGCATTATGCACCCGCTGAAGCAATCAAGATCGTAGGTGCCTGGGATAAACTAGTAGCCCGTGACGGGTATACTACTGATCCAGAATTTTTCCCAGACCTGGATAAAATTCCAGCAATCAGCCCAGTAAAACCAACCGGGAAGTTGGATCTTGATTATGAAAAAATCTATGAATTAAAACCGGATCTTATGATTATCCAGAAACAGGACTGGAATAATTATCAATACAATGACCTTTTTAAAAAGTTAGAACCAGAGATACCTGTAGTGATTTTGGATTTCATAGATCCACTCACCCAGGCAGAAAGCATTGAAAAACTCGGAAAACTAACAGGCACAGAAACTAGTGCTCAAGCATATGCAAGTTTTGTCAGGGGTATAACCTCCGATATTAATGCTAAAACATCAATCCTTTCTGATGAGGAAAAACCGGATGTCTTTTTTAAAGGTCCTGCTTACAAGCCAGAGCAGATATTTACCTACGGAAATGGCATGAAATTATGGGCAAACATGCTGAATCTCGCAGGTGGAAGGAATGCCGTGGATAATCAAAGTGCTGCATGGTTTGAAGTGGATTCAGAATGGCTCATTAAAAAACCTATTGATATCATGGTAGTGCATAATCGTGAAGCCATGTATCCAGATGTGTTCGGATATAATGCGAAGGATCAGGATGCAGCCAAAGAAAAGGCCAATTCTCTTATTACAAACCTAACTTCAAACCCGGTTTTCTCCGGTAATGACGCGGTTAAAAACCAAAAGATATACCTGATTGCTGATCCACTGACCGGAACACCCAGATCAATTATCGGCGTTGCATACCTGGCAAAGTGGTTCCACCCGGATCTCTTCAATGATTTAAATCCGGAAGAGATACACCAGAAATATCTGGATTTCATCGGTGCCAATTATGATTTGAAAAATACAGGTTTATTTGGATATCCAGGTGAATCATCATAA
- a CDS encoding aminoglycoside phosphotransferase family protein gives MTIRPDIFSEIKQYIDIFHIEPVRKGYSEDMKYLLTAKSGERFLLRITESDNTQILAGRKEMYSLMDTLAKYSSLVPRSRACWISHNAYSCIMIHEYIEGDDGEESLHRYSQETQYEIGYRAGIELKKLHQLAAPATLSSWYTRKKQKHERYCDACNREHLAPEELDLEPIHRYIADNIHLMKNVSQTFQHDDYHPANLIINNGQLTGIIDFNRYDWGDPIHDFYKLAFFSREISIPFSRGQIDGYFMGNVPSDFWKRYALYNAMSIVPSIVWFSRMASRKEFRDELKRAITLIRTLIDDHKGFTSAIPQWYQ, from the coding sequence ATGACCATCAGACCAGACATATTTTCAGAAATAAAGCAGTATATCGACATCTTCCACATCGAACCGGTTCGCAAGGGGTACTCTGAAGATATGAAATATCTCCTCACGGCAAAATCCGGAGAAAGATTCCTGCTTCGGATAACAGAATCTGACAATACTCAAATCCTCGCCGGAAGGAAGGAGATGTATTCATTGATGGATACACTCGCCAAATATTCATCACTGGTTCCCCGGTCACGGGCATGTTGGATCTCTCATAACGCTTATTCCTGCATCATGATCCATGAGTATATTGAAGGTGATGATGGAGAAGAATCATTGCACCGGTATAGTCAGGAAACCCAGTATGAAATAGGATATCGTGCCGGAATAGAACTGAAAAAACTCCACCAGCTTGCTGCTCCAGCCACTCTTTCCTCATGGTATACCAGAAAAAAACAAAAGCACGAACGATACTGCGATGCATGTAACCGGGAGCATCTGGCACCGGAAGAACTAGATTTAGAACCGATTCATAGATATATTGCTGATAACATCCATCTGATGAAGAATGTCAGCCAGACATTTCAGCATGATGATTACCATCCTGCAAACCTGATCATCAATAATGGACAACTGACGGGTATTATCGATTTTAACCGGTATGATTGGGGAGATCCCATACACGATTTTTACAAACTGGCATTTTTTTCCCGTGAAATCAGCATCCCTTTCTCACGGGGTCAGATTGATGGTTATTTTATGGGAAATGTCCCTTCTGATTTCTGGAAAAGATATGCCCTGTATAATGCAATGAGCATTGTCCCTTCAATTGTCTGGTTCTCGCGAATGGCATCCCGAAAAGAATTCAGGGATGAACTAAAAAGAGCAATTACTCTTATACGAACCCTGATAGATGACCATAAAGGGTTTACTTCAGCGATTCCGCAGTGGTACCAGTAG
- a CDS encoding DUF364 domain-containing protein, producing MSTHIIEELLSNLPKKDVTVRSVMVGVHWTAVCSSHCGLATTFAPDKPHDHTTHVRNVGTLHQKSAQELAQYALSENTIEAGIGIAAINSLMEYNENDAVEMNASEVLMERGAGKNVAIVGHFPFIPKVKKAVKNLWVIEQNPLEGDHPAHAASDLIPQADVVAITGSSLINHTLDDLLGLCKPEALVVILGPSTPISPVLFDHGANIIAGSKIIDENAVLNAIGQGATFQQVTGVRLLAFSSPGSPHQ from the coding sequence ATGAGTACTCACATTATTGAAGAATTACTGTCTAATCTGCCAAAAAAAGATGTTACTGTCCGTTCGGTGATGGTTGGTGTTCATTGGACCGCTGTGTGCAGCAGTCATTGCGGTCTCGCGACAACCTTTGCTCCGGATAAACCCCATGATCACACCACTCATGTCCGGAATGTAGGGACTCTTCACCAGAAGAGTGCTCAGGAACTGGCACAGTATGCCCTATCTGAAAATACCATAGAAGCAGGAATTGGAATAGCTGCGATTAATTCACTGATGGAGTATAATGAAAATGATGCCGTGGAGATGAATGCGTCTGAAGTTCTGATGGAGCGGGGTGCAGGAAAAAATGTGGCAATCGTTGGTCATTTCCCATTCATTCCAAAGGTAAAAAAGGCAGTAAAGAATCTCTGGGTGATAGAACAAAACCCGTTAGAAGGAGATCATCCGGCCCATGCAGCTTCTGATTTAATTCCCCAGGCAGATGTTGTGGCAATTACCGGAAGTTCTCTGATCAATCACACTCTTGATGATCTGCTTGGGCTATGTAAACCGGAAGCACTTGTGGTCATTCTTGGTCCAAGTACGCCCATATCTCCGGTTCTCTTTGATCATGGAGCAAACATCATTGCCGGATCCAAAATTATTGACGAGAATGCTGTGCTCAATGCCATCGGACAGGGTGCGACATTTCAGCAGGTTACCGGAGTCAGGCTCCTGGCATTTTCAAGTCCGGGATCACCTCACCAGTAA
- a CDS encoding metal-dependent transcriptional regulator, with the protein MMEKRTSPRNEDLLEEIYKISLEKGYAKSRDIAGALIISPATVTERFKKLEEAGYVNYERYGGVTLTPEGIRIAERTIQSHYAIRRLLELAGVETTIANRDACIMEHGLSPDSYKKLVPFIKFIEERCKGMEMKKQLS; encoded by the coding sequence ATGATGGAAAAGAGAACATCACCAAGAAATGAAGATCTTCTGGAAGAAATTTATAAGATCTCACTGGAGAAGGGGTATGCCAAATCCCGCGACATTGCAGGTGCACTCATTATCTCCCCGGCAACCGTGACTGAACGGTTTAAAAAATTAGAGGAAGCAGGCTATGTAAATTATGAAAGGTACGGCGGAGTGACCCTGACACCCGAAGGAATACGTATTGCCGAACGGACGATTCAGTCCCACTATGCAATCCGAAGACTTCTTGAACTGGCCGGAGTTGAAACAACAATCGCCAACCGGGATGCATGCATCATGGAGCATGGCCTTTCACCTGATTCGTATAAAAAACTGGTCCCATTTATTAAATTCATTGAGGAAAGATGCAAAGGTATGGAGATGAAAAAGCAATTATCCTGA